A part of Carassius carassius chromosome 4, fCarCar2.1, whole genome shotgun sequence genomic DNA contains:
- the LOC132139868 gene encoding probable ribonuclease ZC3H12B isoform X1: MVLELAAPAGAGPALQRCIPHIQRVFRVRVSCSTAESSCENPNAGSSIIVNIEDGKEEDCTKAKEYIVSLISPVHKHRERLTLWLQRRLHALRAAIEYESCAVVQVRDHALELQGGHAQVMAACAMLQRLKMEHRGCREPQPLPTAAGHDSPEEEEEEDEEAAEDGSSSESDGEARSRSGSSGGAVSTAGSGEGVTGRKQDLLIATKPHRQLCRSSCLDRPSFSQSNTFQELRADDTRSDSSQRALAPPTSLAQMPLRQNSDRDYQTKMDFALKLGYSGEQVESVLSKLGSSALINDVLAELVRLGNKGDPESQAAVGTAGLMARAMGAKEAISPEASLEEDSSDTYDNLRPIVIDGSNVAMSHGNKEVFSCLGIQLAVDWFLEKGHKDITVFVPAWRKEQSRPDAPIKDQEILRKLEKEKILVFTPSRRVQGRRVVCYDDRFIVKLACDSDGIIVSNDNYRDLQNEKPEWKKFIEERLLMYSFVNDKFMPPDDPLGRHGPSLENFLRKRPVVPEHKKQPCPYGQYSKSKKCTYGHKCKYYHPERANQSQRAVADELRAFAKLSAVKTMSEGALAKCGTSGSSAKGDSSSEAKRVAPKRQSDPSIRSVACEQEERLCPMRKAEASSVPSLVSALSVPTMPLTKSHAAGALNTRSASSPVPGSLHFTHSSLEHAGSIQYPPILVTNSQGASVAYGEPFPKYDSVVSDHGYYSMLSDFSTMSLQDSFCSLEQPEPVGVGGGYPGRASMCPEPGRSHSSDSFSSYSGEMYLNSIEGSLDDSMKGPPSQSQTQPLVQTRLQAFAHGFHHEALTRVQSYGTDEPKPGPRKQSSAHLAPHSQHPVVGSRSSCPGDYPPLPQNVLPSASPSQQGRSLGMTRMDSISDSRLYESNPLRQRRPPLCREQHASWDPLPCVNDPYSYGSYGLTGGLMPCCERVMVRSMPEKMEQIWRSPWDSVPPPPPSARGPAEEPQERHPIPEHQYQTYRNLCNIFPAFVVHLVMEENPHMTDPQQLAAVIVTKLRSCH, translated from the exons ATGGTTTTGGAGCTCGCCGCGCCCGCCGGTGCAGGCCCTGCGCTCCAGCGCTGCATCCCGCACATCCAGCGGGTTTTCCGGGTCAGAGTGAGCTGCAGCACCGCCGAGTCCAGCTGCGAAAATCCCAACGCCGGCTCCAGTATTATCGTAAACATCGAGGACGGCAAGGAAGAAGATTGCACTAAAGCTAAA GAGTACATTGTGTCACTGATTAGTCCTGTGCATAAGCACCGTGAGCGTTTGACTCTTTGGCTGCAGCGGCGACTGCATGCTCTACGTGCAGCTATTGAGTACGAGAGCTGTGCCGTGGTTCAGGTGAGGGACCATGCACTGGAGCTTCAGGGAGGTCATGCGCAGGTAATGGCTGCATGCGCCATGCTGCAGCGCCTGAAGATGGAGCATCGCGGCTGCCGTGAACCCCAGCCCTTGCCCACTGCTGCTGGCCACGACTCtccagaagaagaggaggaggaggatgaagaagcTGCTGAAGACGGGAGTAGTTCTGAGAGCGATGGCGAGGCAAGGTCAAGGAGCGGTAGTTCTGGTGGAGCCGTCAGCACAGCAGGGTCAGGAGAAGGAGTGACCGGAAGGAAGCAGGACCTGCTCATAGCAACCAAACCTCACCGGCAGCTATGCCGCTCATCCTGTTTGGACCGTCCCAGCTTCAGTCAGAGCAACACCTTTCAGGAGTTACGTGCAGATGACACCCGCTCTGACTCCTCCCAGAGAGCCCTCGCTCCGCCCACCTCCTTGGCCCAAATGCCCTTGCGTCAAAACAGTGATCGAGATTACCAAACCAAAATGGACTTTGCTCTGAAACTGGGCTACTCTGGAGAGCAGGTGGAGTCTGTTTTGAGTAAACTGGGGTCCAGTGCTCTAATCAATGATGTATTGGCCGAGCTGGTGCGGCTAGGGAATAAAGGAGATCCAGAGAGTCAGGCAGCAGTGGGCACCGCCGGTTTAATGGCACGGGCAATGGGAGCCAAAGAAGCCATAAGCCCTGAGGCATCACTGGAGGAAGACTCATCAGACACGTATGACAACCTCCGACCAATCGTGATTGATGGATCCAATGTTGCCATGAG CCATGGAAACAAAGAGGTGTTCTCATGCCTGGGCATTCAACTGGCTGTTGATTGGTTCCTGGAGAAGGGCCACAAAGACATCACAGTTTTCGTCCCAGCATGGAGGAAAGAACAGTCAAGACCTGATGCACCAATCAAAG ATCAGGAGATCCTACGGAAATTAGAGAAGGAAAAGATCCTTGTCTTCACACCGTCTCGCAGAGTCCAAGGCCGTCGAGTGGTTTGCTACGATGACCGTTTTATTGTCAAGCTGGCCTGCGACTCAGACGGGATCATTGTGTCCAACGATAACTACCGAGACTTGCAGAATGAGAAACCGGAGTGGAAGAAATTTATTGAGGAACGACTCCTCATGTACAGCTTCGTCAACGACAA ATTCATGCCTCCTGATGACCCTTTAGGGAGACACGGACCCAGTCTGGAAAATTTTCTCCGTAAACGACCAGTGGTTCCAGAGCACAAGAAGCAGCCGTGTCCTTATGGTCAGTACAGCAAAA GTAAGAAGTGCACCTATGGCCATAAGTGCAAGTACTACCACCCAGAAAGAGCCAACCAATCACAACGGGCTGTCGCAGATGAGCTCAGAGCCTTTGCCAAACTCTCTGCTGTAAAGACAATGAGTGAGGGGGCACTTGCCAAATGTGGGACCTCTGGTTCTTCTGCCAAGGGAGATAGTAGCTCAGAGGCAAAGCGAGTGGCACCCAAGCGCCAGTCTGACCCCAGTATCCGGTCAGTTGCATGTGAGCAAGAAGAGAGACTCTGTCCAATGCGGAAGGCCGAGGCCAGTTCTGTACCGTCTTTAGTGTCAGCACTTAGCGTTCCAACTATGCCACTGACGAAAAGTCACGCAGCTGGCGCTCTGAACACACGCTCAGCGAGCAGCCCTGTTCCAGGGTCTCTGCACTTCACCCACAGCTCGCTTGAACATGCAGGCAGTATCCAGTATCCCCCCATCCTAGTCACCAATAGCCAGGGGGCCTCTGTGGCTTACGGTGAGCCGTTCCCCAAGTATGACTCTGTGGTAAGCGACCATGGCTACTATTCCATGCTCAGTGACTTCTCCACCATGAGCCTCCAAGACAGTTTTTGCAGTCTTGAACAACCAGAGCCTGTAGGGGTTGGTGGGGGATATCCAGGAAGAGCCAGCATGTGTCCAGAACCTGGCCGAAGCCATTCATCAGACTCCTTCTCATCCTACAGTGGAGAGATGTACCTCAACTCAATAGAGGGCAGCCTGGACGACAGCATGAAAGGGCCACCTTCGCAGTCCCAGACACAGCCTTTGGTGCAAACGCGCCTTCAAGCCTTTGCTCACGGTTTCCACCATGAGGCCTTGACACGTGTGCAGAGCTATGGAACGGATGAACCCAAACCGGGTCCTCGAAAGCAGTCCTCCGCCCACCTTGCACCACACTCCCAACATCCAGTTGTTGGCAGTCGATCCAGCTGCCCAGGAGACTACCCTCCTCTCCCCCAGAATGTGCTGCCTTCTGCCAGCCCCTCACAGCAGGGTCGATCCTTGGGCATGACTCGAATGGACAGCATCTCTGACTCACGGCTCTACGAGAGCAACCCGCTGCGCCAAAGGAGACCTCCTCTTTGCAGAGAGCAGCATGCCAGCTGGGACCCTTTGCCGTGTGTTAATGATCCCTACAGTTATGGAAGCTACGGTTTAACGGGAGGTCTTATGCCTTGCTGTGAAAGGGTGATGGTCCGCAGCATGCCCGAGAAGATGGAGCAGATCTGGAGGTCCCCATGGGATAGTGTGCCGCCTCCACCGCCCAGTGCTCGTGGGCCAGCGGAGGAACCCCAAGAGCGGCACCCTATTCCAGAACACCAGTATCAAACCTACCGAAACCTCTGTAACATCTTCCCGGCATTTGTGGTCCATTTGGTCATGGAGGAGAACCCTCACATGACTGATCCCCAGCAGCTGGCTGCCGTCATTGTCACTAAACTGCGCTCTTGCCACTAA
- the LOC132139870 gene encoding zinc finger C4H2 domain-containing protein, producing MADEQEIMCKLENIKEIRNKTIQMEKIKSRLRSEFEALESEEKHLREYKQEMDLLLQEKMAHVEELRLIHADINVMENTIKQSESDLNKLLETTRRLHDEYKPLKEHVDALRMTLGLQRLPDLSQEEEKLSLDYFEKQKAEWQTEPQEPPIPESLAAAAAAAQQLQAARKQDVRQTATFRQQPPPMKACLSCHQQIHRNAPICPLCKAKSRSRNPKKPKRKPDE from the exons ATGGCGGACGAGCAAGAGATAATGTGCAAGCTAGAAAACATCAAAGAAATAAG GAATAAGACAATTCAGATGGAGAAGATCAAATCTCGACTGAGGAGTGAGTTTGAAGCTCTGGAGTCAGAGGAGAAGCACCTGAGAGAGTACAAACAGGAAATGGATCTTCTGCTGCAGGAGAAAATGGCTCATGTAGAGGAGCTGCGTCTCATACATGCTGACATTAATGtg ATGGAAAACACTATCAAACAGTCTGAAAGTGACTTGAACAAACTGCTGGAGACTACCAGACGTCTCCACGATGAATACAAGCCACTGAAAGAACACGTGGATGCCCTGAGGATGACCCTCGGCTTACAGAGACTCCCCGACCTCAGCCAGGAAGAGGAGAAGCTCTCATTGGA CTACTTTGAAAAGCAAAAAGCTGAGTGGCAGACAGAACCCCAGGAGCCTCCTATCCCAGAATCCCTTGCGGCAGCGGCAGCTGCAGCCCAACAGCTTCAAGCTGCACGGAAACAAGACGTCAGGCAGACAGCGACATTCCGCCAGCAGCCACCACCTATGAAG gcttGTCTCTCCTGCCACCAGCAAATCCACCGGAATGCACCGATCTGTCCTCTCTGCAAAGCCAAGAGTCGCTCACGCAACCCTAAAAAACCCAAGAGAAAACCAGACGAGTAA
- the LOC132131177 gene encoding protein shisa-1-like, with protein MTSSVSCALYLLVSIVFPLSFALSGEYCHGWTDSFNSWHRGFHCPERFDGEDARYCCGTCALRYCCTYAEARLDQSTCDSGSESENTDDVRKLTERVPTYLPFVIVVSAFLSFILVGAVVSVCCCQCVKPKASDRPTGPSVAQTSLLESGGPSVDISTPSRTSTSGSSTTNTRPPPSELSVKLYGPMGNAFSNSQSQQYVPPLPQGAPQFYQPYMNYRLPPEHSMLMAPVFPDAHPVFGQVHGQPFPQAPMHTEPIYPTVTI; from the exons ATGACTTCATCTGTATCATGTGCGCTCTATCTATTGGTATCAATCGTTTTTCCGTTGTCTTTTGCGTTATCTGGGGAATATTGTCACGGCTGGACGGATTCCTTCAACTCTTGGCACCGGGGATTCCATTGTCCGGAGCGCTTTGACGGTGAGGACGCGCGCTACTGCTGCGGGACATGCGCGCTCAGGTACTGCTGCACGTACGCGGAGGCGCGCCTCGATCAGAGCACCTGCGACTCGGGCTCCGAGTCTGAGAACACGGATGACGTGAGAAAGTTGACAGAACGTG TTCCAACCTATCTGCCTTTTGTGATTGTGGTGAGTGCGTTCCTGTCGTTCATTCTGGTCGGTGCGGTTGTATCTGTCTGCTGCTGCCAGTGTGTGAAACCAAAAGCAAGCGATCGGCCAACAGGGCCATCTGTTGCTCAGACCAGCCTGTTGGAATCTGGAGGACCCTCTGTGGACATCTCCACACCGTCCCGCACCTCCACGTCAGGCTCCTCCACGACAAACACTCGCCCTCCACCATCCGAGCTCAGCGTGAAGCTCTATGGCCCGATGGGAAACGCCTTCTCAAACTCTCAGTCCCAGCAGTATGTTCCTCCACTGCCACAGGGGGCACCACAGTTCTACCAGCCCTACATGAATTACCGTCTCCCCCCAGAACACAGCATGCTGATGGCCCCTGTGTTTCCGGATGCCCATCCTGTGTTTGGGCAGGTGCACGGTCAGCCTTTTCCTCAGGCCCCCATGCACACAGAGCCCATATATCCCACTGTCACTATATGA
- the LOC132139868 gene encoding probable ribonuclease ZC3H12B isoform X2 has translation MVLELAAPAGAGPALQRCIPHIQRVFRVRVSCSTAESSCENPNAGSSIIVNIEDGKEEDCTKAKEYIVSLISPVHKHRERLTLWLQRRLHALRAAIEYESCAVVQVRDHALELQGGHAQVMAACAMLQRLKMEHRGCREPQPLPTAAGHDSPEEEEEEDEEAAEDGSSSESDGEARSRSGSSGGAVSTAGSGEGVTGRKQDLLIATKPHRQLCRSSCLDRPSFSQSNTFQELRADDTRSDSSQRALAPPTSLAQMPLRQNSDRDYQTKMDFALKLGYSGEQVESVLSKLGSSALINDVLAELVRLGNKGDPESQAAVGTAGLMARAMGAKEAISPEASLEEDSSDTYDNLRPIVIDGSNVAMSHGNKEVFSCLGIQLAVDWFLEKGHKDITVFVPAWRKEQSRPDAPIKDQEILRKLEKEKILVFTPSRRVQGRRVVCYDDRFIVKLACDSDGIIVSNDNYRDLQNEKPEWKKFIEERLLMYSFVNDKFMPPDDPLGRHGPSLENFLRKRPVVPEHKKQPCPYGKKCTYGHKCKYYHPERANQSQRAVADELRAFAKLSAVKTMSEGALAKCGTSGSSAKGDSSSEAKRVAPKRQSDPSIRSVACEQEERLCPMRKAEASSVPSLVSALSVPTMPLTKSHAAGALNTRSASSPVPGSLHFTHSSLEHAGSIQYPPILVTNSQGASVAYGEPFPKYDSVVSDHGYYSMLSDFSTMSLQDSFCSLEQPEPVGVGGGYPGRASMCPEPGRSHSSDSFSSYSGEMYLNSIEGSLDDSMKGPPSQSQTQPLVQTRLQAFAHGFHHEALTRVQSYGTDEPKPGPRKQSSAHLAPHSQHPVVGSRSSCPGDYPPLPQNVLPSASPSQQGRSLGMTRMDSISDSRLYESNPLRQRRPPLCREQHASWDPLPCVNDPYSYGSYGLTGGLMPCCERVMVRSMPEKMEQIWRSPWDSVPPPPPSARGPAEEPQERHPIPEHQYQTYRNLCNIFPAFVVHLVMEENPHMTDPQQLAAVIVTKLRSCH, from the exons ATGGTTTTGGAGCTCGCCGCGCCCGCCGGTGCAGGCCCTGCGCTCCAGCGCTGCATCCCGCACATCCAGCGGGTTTTCCGGGTCAGAGTGAGCTGCAGCACCGCCGAGTCCAGCTGCGAAAATCCCAACGCCGGCTCCAGTATTATCGTAAACATCGAGGACGGCAAGGAAGAAGATTGCACTAAAGCTAAA GAGTACATTGTGTCACTGATTAGTCCTGTGCATAAGCACCGTGAGCGTTTGACTCTTTGGCTGCAGCGGCGACTGCATGCTCTACGTGCAGCTATTGAGTACGAGAGCTGTGCCGTGGTTCAGGTGAGGGACCATGCACTGGAGCTTCAGGGAGGTCATGCGCAGGTAATGGCTGCATGCGCCATGCTGCAGCGCCTGAAGATGGAGCATCGCGGCTGCCGTGAACCCCAGCCCTTGCCCACTGCTGCTGGCCACGACTCtccagaagaagaggaggaggaggatgaagaagcTGCTGAAGACGGGAGTAGTTCTGAGAGCGATGGCGAGGCAAGGTCAAGGAGCGGTAGTTCTGGTGGAGCCGTCAGCACAGCAGGGTCAGGAGAAGGAGTGACCGGAAGGAAGCAGGACCTGCTCATAGCAACCAAACCTCACCGGCAGCTATGCCGCTCATCCTGTTTGGACCGTCCCAGCTTCAGTCAGAGCAACACCTTTCAGGAGTTACGTGCAGATGACACCCGCTCTGACTCCTCCCAGAGAGCCCTCGCTCCGCCCACCTCCTTGGCCCAAATGCCCTTGCGTCAAAACAGTGATCGAGATTACCAAACCAAAATGGACTTTGCTCTGAAACTGGGCTACTCTGGAGAGCAGGTGGAGTCTGTTTTGAGTAAACTGGGGTCCAGTGCTCTAATCAATGATGTATTGGCCGAGCTGGTGCGGCTAGGGAATAAAGGAGATCCAGAGAGTCAGGCAGCAGTGGGCACCGCCGGTTTAATGGCACGGGCAATGGGAGCCAAAGAAGCCATAAGCCCTGAGGCATCACTGGAGGAAGACTCATCAGACACGTATGACAACCTCCGACCAATCGTGATTGATGGATCCAATGTTGCCATGAG CCATGGAAACAAAGAGGTGTTCTCATGCCTGGGCATTCAACTGGCTGTTGATTGGTTCCTGGAGAAGGGCCACAAAGACATCACAGTTTTCGTCCCAGCATGGAGGAAAGAACAGTCAAGACCTGATGCACCAATCAAAG ATCAGGAGATCCTACGGAAATTAGAGAAGGAAAAGATCCTTGTCTTCACACCGTCTCGCAGAGTCCAAGGCCGTCGAGTGGTTTGCTACGATGACCGTTTTATTGTCAAGCTGGCCTGCGACTCAGACGGGATCATTGTGTCCAACGATAACTACCGAGACTTGCAGAATGAGAAACCGGAGTGGAAGAAATTTATTGAGGAACGACTCCTCATGTACAGCTTCGTCAACGACAA ATTCATGCCTCCTGATGACCCTTTAGGGAGACACGGACCCAGTCTGGAAAATTTTCTCCGTAAACGACCAGTGGTTCCAGAGCACAAGAAGCAGCCGTGTCCTTATG GTAAGAAGTGCACCTATGGCCATAAGTGCAAGTACTACCACCCAGAAAGAGCCAACCAATCACAACGGGCTGTCGCAGATGAGCTCAGAGCCTTTGCCAAACTCTCTGCTGTAAAGACAATGAGTGAGGGGGCACTTGCCAAATGTGGGACCTCTGGTTCTTCTGCCAAGGGAGATAGTAGCTCAGAGGCAAAGCGAGTGGCACCCAAGCGCCAGTCTGACCCCAGTATCCGGTCAGTTGCATGTGAGCAAGAAGAGAGACTCTGTCCAATGCGGAAGGCCGAGGCCAGTTCTGTACCGTCTTTAGTGTCAGCACTTAGCGTTCCAACTATGCCACTGACGAAAAGTCACGCAGCTGGCGCTCTGAACACACGCTCAGCGAGCAGCCCTGTTCCAGGGTCTCTGCACTTCACCCACAGCTCGCTTGAACATGCAGGCAGTATCCAGTATCCCCCCATCCTAGTCACCAATAGCCAGGGGGCCTCTGTGGCTTACGGTGAGCCGTTCCCCAAGTATGACTCTGTGGTAAGCGACCATGGCTACTATTCCATGCTCAGTGACTTCTCCACCATGAGCCTCCAAGACAGTTTTTGCAGTCTTGAACAACCAGAGCCTGTAGGGGTTGGTGGGGGATATCCAGGAAGAGCCAGCATGTGTCCAGAACCTGGCCGAAGCCATTCATCAGACTCCTTCTCATCCTACAGTGGAGAGATGTACCTCAACTCAATAGAGGGCAGCCTGGACGACAGCATGAAAGGGCCACCTTCGCAGTCCCAGACACAGCCTTTGGTGCAAACGCGCCTTCAAGCCTTTGCTCACGGTTTCCACCATGAGGCCTTGACACGTGTGCAGAGCTATGGAACGGATGAACCCAAACCGGGTCCTCGAAAGCAGTCCTCCGCCCACCTTGCACCACACTCCCAACATCCAGTTGTTGGCAGTCGATCCAGCTGCCCAGGAGACTACCCTCCTCTCCCCCAGAATGTGCTGCCTTCTGCCAGCCCCTCACAGCAGGGTCGATCCTTGGGCATGACTCGAATGGACAGCATCTCTGACTCACGGCTCTACGAGAGCAACCCGCTGCGCCAAAGGAGACCTCCTCTTTGCAGAGAGCAGCATGCCAGCTGGGACCCTTTGCCGTGTGTTAATGATCCCTACAGTTATGGAAGCTACGGTTTAACGGGAGGTCTTATGCCTTGCTGTGAAAGGGTGATGGTCCGCAGCATGCCCGAGAAGATGGAGCAGATCTGGAGGTCCCCATGGGATAGTGTGCCGCCTCCACCGCCCAGTGCTCGTGGGCCAGCGGAGGAACCCCAAGAGCGGCACCCTATTCCAGAACACCAGTATCAAACCTACCGAAACCTCTGTAACATCTTCCCGGCATTTGTGGTCCATTTGGTCATGGAGGAGAACCCTCACATGACTGATCCCCAGCAGCTGGCTGCCGTCATTGTCACTAAACTGCGCTCTTGCCACTAA